The following is a genomic window from Aricia agestis chromosome 20, ilAriAges1.1, whole genome shotgun sequence.
CCGATAATTACATTGTTGCATGGGAACTTTTACAAAGCAGGTATAACAATAATagattattaattcaaaatcaCATCAAGTCTATATTTAATATGCAACCAATAACCAAGGAATCTCATTTATTAATTAGGAATTTAATTGACAGCACATTAAGGAATTTACGAGCTCTGAAAATATTGGGCGAGCCCACGAATTTCTGGGATGCTCTTATCATATTCATTGTTGTTTCAAAACTTGATAAAATAACCGAGCGTGAATGGGAACAGCACAAAGGTAATTTGTTCACAAATAATAAGGATTTAAAATTAACTCTTAATTCTTTATTAGATTTCTTAAAGGGTCGAGCTGATATGTTAGAAACATTGCAAGCGTCAGTCACTAAGACatcaaatgatattaaaaaaccAAACAATTTCGGTAACTTTCATAATAAATCACATTGCAATGTTACTTCTAGTAAAGTGCATGATCGGCAAAACACcaagattaataattataagcagTGCTTGATGTGCAAATTAAATCATCCACTCTATTCTTGCACTAAATTTATAGAAGCTAATTATAACACTAAATTAAAGGTCATACGTGATAATAAGTTGTGTTCAAATTGTTTGCGTTCAGGACATACAGTAAACCAATGTAGATTCGGAACCTGCAAAAGGTGTGATCaaaaacataatacattaattcaTTCTCATTCTAGTTCAGTAAACTCGGTATCGCATAATGAAGCTTCAACTTCTGCGGAGCTGGACACGCCCTCCGTGCCCGCTCAAACTGCAGAACACTCATCCGTAAGTCATGCACATGCGCAAACTTTATCTATTGAGAAAAATAATAAGCCTCATTCATTACTGCAACCTGTTTTACTATCGACTGCGCTTATTGAGGTAGCTgataagaataataaatatcattttGCTCGTGCATTACTCGATAGTGGCAGTCAgcgttgttttattaaaaaatctttttgtgACTTACTAGGCGCGCAATTAATACAGTCCACTCACGAAATAAGAGGAGTAGGTAATTCAATTACCCAAGCTAGCCAACTCtgtgaattaataattaaatctcGCATTAATAGTTACACTACAAagataaaatgttttgttttaccTCAAATTACATCTAAATTGTCGGTATATAATCTCACACATAAAAATTTCTGTATTCCAGAGAATATTGAGCTGGCGGATCCCAACTTTCTGGAGTCACAAGATATAGATATTTTGCTTGGCGCAGAGATGTTCTGGGATCTACTCACTCACGGAAAAATAAGGCTACCTAATGGACCTTATTTGCATAATACTTTATTCGGCTGGATAATATCCGGTGCAATATATCATAAATCACTAAATGATAATGCTGGTCATATCCAGTGTAATTATACACAAACGATGGATGCGCTATTACGACAATTTTGGGAACTTGAGGAGCTACCCAAGCGTCAGGATGCGCAGACTGATGAGGATCAGATATGCGAAAATCACTTCCTCACTACAACTACGCGAAACAGTGATGGTAGGTTTTGTGTTTCTATTCCTTTTAAACAGTCACCTGAGCTTTTGGGAGACACTTTTCCTCAGGCAGAACGACGTTTTCTCGCACTAGAAAGGCGATTACAACGCTCGGATACATACAAGCAAATGTATTCTGATTTCATTCATGAATATGAGAATTTGGGTCATATGACCAGGATTTCCTCTTATGACAAACCTCATTATTTTATGCCCCACCATGGAGTTCTTCGTGAGTCTAGTTTGACCACAAAGCTACGCGTGGTATTTGACGCTAGCACAGCTTCCAGTTCTGGGCTGTCTCTCAATGACATACAGCGTGTAGGCCCACCTATACAAGGTGATTTATTTGCCATTCTTCTATGTTTCAGGCAGCATCGCTTCGTGGCATGCGCCGACGTTACGAAGATGTATAGGCAAGTCCTGGTGCGCGAGCAACAGCGCCACCTGCAGTTAATTCTCTGGCGAGACACTCCATCGGAGCCTCTAGGGATATATCGTCTAAATACAGTCACTTACGGTACCGCATCTGCTCCCTTTCTTAGTGTACGCTGTATAAAGCAGTTAGGCGTCGAATCTAATAATCTTGACGTTCAGAGAATTATCAAGGAGGATTTCTTTGTAGACGACTTAGTAACGGGAGATGATGATAAATCTAGGTTATTGTATTTATGTAATGAAATCGCTCAAACATTACAGTCAGGATGTTTCCCACTTCGAAAGTGGACATTCAATTTTATGCACAATGATTTAATGTCATCTCATGATTCGCTTGAGcatttatgtttaaataataacagtAGTTCTAAAACTTTAGGCATAGGCTGGCTAAATATGTCAgatgaattttatttcaatacgcTTTATGATTTTGATAGTAATTCGCAAGTTATAACTAAGCGCTATATTTTGTCACACATATCACAAATATTTGATCCTCTTGGATTAATTAGTCCATGTATCATGCAGGCTAAAATTATTTTGCAGCGTCTATGGCTGTTAAAAATTGATTGGAACGATCCAGTTCCAATTGATGTCATTGCGATATGGAATAGATTTGTGTCGTCGCTAAGCGTTCTTAATAATATAAGGGTGCCGCGCTGTGTACTAGGTGATAGTTCAAATTATACGACTATTGAACTACACATATTTACGGACGCTTCACAATTAGCGTACGGTGCTTGTATTTATGTTCGCACTATAAGCgataattcaaatatttctGTGCGTTTATTATGCGCTAAGGGTAAGGTTGCACCTCTAAAACCGGTAAGCATACCGCGCTTAGAATTGTGTGGTGCATTGTTAGGAGCTAGATTATATGATAAGGTAATTTCATCGATTCATCGTAAATTCGATTGTGTTGTTTTCTGGACAGACTCAACAATAGTATTAGGATGGTTGCGCATGTCTCCTAATCTGTTACAAACATTTGTCCAAAATAGAGTAGCTGAAATACATGAACTCTCGGGAGTCTTGCCGTGGCATCATGTTAGCGGGAAACACAACCCGGCGGATTTAGTGTCACGTGGCGTGACAGTCGATGAACTCGCTAAATCTAGATTATATTGGTCAGGGCCTGAGTTTCTACATGATAAACACTTCATTAGCACTAATATATCTCACCCTCCTCATGTTTCACCAGAGTTGTTGCCGGAGACGAAACGTAGTTGTCATCTATCGTTTATCGctacaaatacaatatttattaattttgaaaggTTTTCAAATTTTCTACGCATGGTACGCGCTATAGCTTATATGTTACGATTTTTGCACAATGttcgtaataaaaataataaacgtaCGGATATTTTAAGTACTGATGAAATTATAGAATCTCAAAATTTATTAGCTAAAATATCACAATTAGAATCTTTTCCAGTcgagtataatttatatataaaagaaaataaggtAAAAGATAATCACTATTTatcaaaactaaatattttcatGGATAGGGATAAAATATTGCGCGTTGGAGGCAGACTAACTAATTCCAATTCATTTTCACATACCAAAAAGCATCCTATTTTGTTAGGTAGTAATCATAGTTTCACTAAATTGTTATTTCGCTATGAACATGTTAAATTGTTACACGCAGGTCCTCAAGCGCTATTGTTTAACATACGTGACAATTGGTGGCCGATAGGAGGTAGTTGTAAACGCCTCAGAGGAAAGACTCTCACTCCTCAGATGGGAAATTTACCCACTGAGCGCATAAGTCCTACATATCCATTTTCCAAATGTGGAGTGGATTACGCCGGGCCAATTTTCATGTTAAACCATAAAGGCAGAGGAGCTCGTAAGGTTAAATGCTATATTTGTCTATTTGTATGTTTTGTTACGCGGGCCATACACCTGGAGCTTGTAACCGATCTTACATCGGATGCCTATTTATTAGctttaaaacgttttatttctcGCCGTGGAAAACCATACGAGATATTTTCTGATAACGGGCGTAACTTTGTAGGTCTTATGAACGATTTCGCCAAGTTTTTGTCTAAATGTAGTTCTGATATTAAAGATTATGTTTCTAACGAACAAATTAAATTTCGCTTTATCGTACCTTATGCTGCTCATTTTGGGGGTCTTTGGGAGGCTGGAGTTCGCTCATGCAAGCACCACCTTCGTCGAGTAGTCGGAAATGCGAATCTCACTTATGAGGAATTGAGTACAGTCCTGG
Proteins encoded in this region:
- the LOC121737391 gene encoding uncharacterized protein LOC121737391 — protein: MSVEGTSKRDKSPYRCIESEKTETLLRELIKKRGVLKARLTKFASYLTTCVSEAPTNLHIDIKLRIQGAVALFNEFNSVQSKIEENVPESCLEEQLLQREQFENNYYSAQASAESLLNARTSATSSQCQGQHNNPLQTIRLPTITLPEFDGMYESWLEFRDTYMSLVHNSSELSNIQKFHYLRSSLRSSALLVINSLELTSDNYIVAWELLQSRYNNNRLLIQNHIKSIFNMQPITKESHLLIRNLIDSTLRNLRALKILGEPTNFWDALIIFIVVSKLDKITEREWEQHKENIELADPNFLESQDIDILLGAEMFWDLLTHGKIRLPNGPYLHNTLFGWIISGAIYHKSLNDNAGHIQCNYTQTMDALLRQFWELEELPKRQDAQTDEDQICENHFLTTTTRNSDGRFCVSIPFKQSPELLGDTFPQAERRFLALERRLQRSDTYKQMYSDFIHEYENLGHMTRISSYDKPHYFMPHHGVLRESSLTTKLRVVFDASTASSSGLSLNDIQRVGPPIQGDLFAILLCFRQHRFVACADVTKMYRQVLVREQQRHLQLILWRDTPSEPLGIYRLNTVTYGTASAPFLSVRCIKQLGVESNNLDVQRIIKEDFFVDDLVTGDDDKSRLLYLCNEIAQTLQSGCFPLRKWTFNFMHNDLMSSHDSLEHLCLNNNSSSKTLGIGWLNMSDEFYFNTLYDFDSNSQVITKRYILSHISQIFDPLGLISPCIMQAKIILQRLWLLKIDWNDPVPIDVIAIWNRFVSSLSVLNNIRVPRCVLGDSSNYTTIELHIFTDASQLAYGACIYVRTISDNSNISVRLLCAKGKVAPLKPVSIPRLELCGALLGARLYDKVISSIHRKFDCVVFWTDSTIVLGWLRMSPNLLQTFVQNRVAEIHELSGVLPWHHVSGKHNPADLVSRGVTVDELAKSRLYWSGPEFLHDKHFISTNISHPPHVSPELLPETKRSCHLSFIATNTIFINFERFSNFLRMVRAIAYMLRFLHNVRNKNNKRTDILSTDEIIESQNLLAKISQLESFPVEYNLYIKENKVKDNHYLSKLNIFMDRDKILRVGGRLTNSNSFSHTKKHPILLGSNHSFTKLLFRYEHVKLLHAGPQALLFNIRDNWWPIGAISSRLKLNMSG